The Scyliorhinus torazame isolate Kashiwa2021f chromosome 17, sScyTor2.1, whole genome shotgun sequence genome includes a window with the following:
- the LOC140393816 gene encoding colipase-like, which yields MKTTLVYLACCIAVGIAAPERGLFLNLKIGELCVGSFQCKSHCCQRDTGLSLARCADKGAEGMSCSNHLLYNVYYKCPCENGLKCDGDKSIIGSITNTNFGICKDPNGIAKVIKPNRVQ from the exons ATGAAGACAACACTGGTCTACCTGGCATGCTGCATCGCAGTTGGAATAGCAGCTCCAGAGAGAGGATTGTTTCTGAACCTG aaaattggagaGCTCTGTGTTGGAAGCTTTCAGTGCAAGAGTCACTGCTGCCAGAGAGATACTGGATTGAGTCTTGCAAGGTGCGCTGATAAAGGTGCTGAAGGAATGTCATGCTCAAATCAT CTCCTGTATAACGTTTATTACAAATGCCCCTGTGAAAATGGTCTGAAATGTGACGGTGATAAATCCATCATTGGATCAATAACAAACACTAACTTTGGCATCTGCAAGGATCCAAACGGCATAGCTAAAGTCATCAAGCCAAACAGAGTGCAATGA